In one Bacillus thuringiensis genomic region, the following are encoded:
- a CDS encoding patatin-like phospholipase family protein yields MKEPKIGLALGSGGAKGFAHIGVIKVLREAGIPIHMIAGSSMGALIGTFYAASSNVERLYKLASVFKRKYYLDFTVPKMGFIAGKRVKDMIKMFTYNKNLEELDIPTAVVATDILKGEKVVFTSGPVADAVRASISVPGVFVPEKIDGRLLVDGGVIDRIPVSVVKELGADIVIAVDVSPIKVNGDVTSIYDVIMQSIEIMQHELVMNRQIASDLMMRPAVEQFSSRAFTNIEDIIRVGEVEAEKHVSNIYLLIEQWKEKHNV; encoded by the coding sequence ATGAAAGAACCAAAGATTGGTTTAGCACTTGGGTCTGGAGGAGCGAAAGGGTTTGCTCATATTGGTGTAATAAAGGTTTTAAGGGAAGCGGGTATCCCTATTCACATGATTGCAGGAAGTAGTATGGGGGCGTTAATAGGTACGTTTTATGCGGCAAGTAGTAACGTTGAAAGATTGTATAAATTGGCATCTGTTTTTAAGCGGAAGTATTATTTAGATTTCACGGTACCGAAAATGGGATTTATTGCTGGAAAACGTGTCAAAGATATGATTAAAATGTTTACATATAATAAAAATTTAGAAGAGTTAGATATCCCGACGGCTGTTGTGGCTACTGACATATTGAAGGGGGAAAAAGTGGTTTTTACAAGTGGGCCAGTTGCAGATGCGGTGAGGGCTAGCATATCTGTTCCTGGAGTGTTTGTACCAGAAAAAATAGATGGACGATTATTAGTGGATGGTGGAGTCATTGATCGCATCCCAGTATCGGTTGTGAAAGAGTTAGGGGCCGATATTGTTATCGCTGTTGATGTATCTCCAATTAAGGTGAATGGCGATGTTACGTCCATTTATGACGTAATCATGCAAAGTATTGAAATTATGCAGCATGAGCTTGTAATGAATCGGCAAATTGCATCGGATTTAATGATGCGACCAGCTGTAGAGCAATTTAGTTCACGTGCTTTTACAAACATTGAAGATATTATTCGAGTTGGAGAAGTAGAAGCAGAAAAACATGTTTCAAATATTTATTTATTAATTGAGCAGTGGAAGGAGAAACATAATGTTTAA
- the ylbJ gene encoding sporulation integral membrane protein YlbJ, with translation MYEKWKTAFLTISTLFLTFSLVLHPQAALQASIRGLNIWWEVVFPSLLPFFIIAELLISIGVVKFIGVILEPLMRPLFRVPGIGGFVWAMGMASGFPAGAKLSARLRKSNLLTQIEAERLVSFTNSSNPLFIFGAVSIGFFNNPKLGIILAAAHYFSNFAVGLIMRFHGDNTAYKNNTHTTKKRRFQNPFLILHETRLQEKRPIGKLLGDAIVSSIQTLLMIGGFIILFSVLNKMITVFHITAALSFIMQYILSFFQLSTDFSIPILSGIFEMTLGSQMISQINETPLLQQAMVTSFILAFSGLSIQAQIASILAETDIRFKPYFFARIIQSILAPIFTFVFWTPFYEKVSSFSPMPQDIPVFLSKHPSILHEIWTSFIHYGPIFTLFCLYLYVILLFLRTYKEKPRSL, from the coding sequence ATGTATGAAAAATGGAAAACCGCTTTCCTTACCATATCAACGCTATTTTTAACCTTTTCTCTTGTACTCCACCCCCAAGCCGCTTTGCAAGCTTCTATTCGCGGGTTAAATATATGGTGGGAAGTTGTATTCCCTTCACTACTACCGTTTTTCATCATTGCGGAACTTCTAATTAGTATCGGTGTTGTAAAATTTATTGGCGTTATATTAGAACCACTCATGCGCCCACTTTTTCGCGTTCCAGGGATAGGCGGATTTGTTTGGGCGATGGGAATGGCTTCTGGTTTCCCTGCAGGCGCCAAATTAAGCGCTAGACTACGAAAAAGCAATCTTTTAACTCAGATTGAAGCGGAGCGCCTCGTTTCTTTCACAAATTCTTCTAATCCACTTTTTATTTTCGGTGCTGTTTCTATCGGTTTTTTTAATAATCCGAAATTAGGAATTATATTAGCCGCTGCCCATTATTTCAGTAACTTTGCTGTCGGATTAATTATGCGTTTTCACGGCGATAATACCGCTTACAAAAATAATACACACACTACAAAAAAACGTCGTTTTCAAAACCCTTTTTTAATTCTCCACGAGACGCGCTTACAAGAAAAAAGACCAATTGGTAAATTACTTGGGGATGCTATTGTTTCTTCTATTCAAACATTACTTATGATTGGTGGATTTATTATTTTATTCTCTGTGTTAAATAAAATGATTACTGTATTCCACATTACAGCAGCTCTTTCTTTTATTATGCAATATATTTTATCATTCTTCCAACTAAGTACAGATTTTAGTATCCCTATATTATCAGGTATTTTCGAAATGACACTCGGAAGCCAAATGATTAGTCAAATAAATGAAACACCGCTCTTACAACAAGCTATGGTAACAAGCTTCATTTTAGCATTTAGCGGTCTTTCTATTCAGGCACAAATTGCTAGCATATTAGCTGAAACAGATATCCGATTTAAACCCTATTTTTTCGCACGAATTATTCAAAGTATCCTTGCCCCTATTTTTACATTTGTATTTTGGACACCGTTTTATGAGAAAGTGAGTTCTTTCTCACCTATGCCACAAGATATTCCTGTATTTTTATCCAAGCACCCTTCTATACTACATGAAATTTGGACATCTTTTATACATTACGGACCAATTTTCACATTATTTTGTCTATACTTATATGTAATTTTATTATTTTTGCGCACGTATAAAGAAAAACCCCGTTCACTTTAA
- the coaD gene encoding pantetheine-phosphate adenylyltransferase yields the protein MTSIAISSGSFDPITLGHLDIIKRGAKVFDEVYVVVLNNSSKKPFFSVEERLELIREATKDIPNVKVDSHSGLLVEYAKMRNANAILRGLRAVSDFEYEMQITSMNRKLDENIETFFIMTNNQYSFLSSSIVKEVARYGGSVVDLVPPIVERALKEKFQTPLK from the coding sequence ATGACAAGTATAGCTATTTCTTCAGGAAGTTTTGATCCAATTACCCTTGGGCATCTGGATATTATTAAAAGGGGAGCAAAAGTATTTGATGAAGTGTACGTAGTCGTTTTAAACAATTCATCAAAAAAACCATTCTTCTCAGTTGAAGAGCGATTAGAACTAATTCGAGAAGCGACAAAGGATATCCCGAATGTAAAAGTAGATTCGCATAGTGGGCTATTAGTAGAGTATGCAAAGATGCGTAATGCAAATGCAATATTACGTGGTTTACGAGCAGTTTCTGATTTTGAATATGAGATGCAAATTACTTCTATGAATCGAAAATTAGATGAAAATATTGAAACATTTTTTATTATGACAAACAACCAATATTCATTTTTAAGTTCGAGTATTGTGAAAGAAGTTGCGAGGTATGGAGGAAGTGTAGTAGATCTTGTACCTCCTATTGTAGAGCGTGCTTTAAAAGAAAAGTTTCAAACCCCGTTAAAGTGA
- the rsmD gene encoding 16S rRNA (guanine(966)-N(2))-methyltransferase RsmD, with amino-acid sequence MRVVSGKCKGHPLKAVPGNTTRPTTDKVKESIFNMIGPYFDGGIALDLFGGSGGLGIEALSRGIDKAIFVDRDSKAIKVIHQNLESCRIQEQAEVYRNDAERAVKALIKREMSFDLILIDPPYKEQKIVSLISVMDQHGLLHSDGLIMAEHGNDVVLPNSIGRLVKVRAENYGITAISIYKYEGEGTE; translated from the coding sequence ATGAGAGTAGTTTCAGGAAAATGTAAAGGACACCCACTTAAAGCGGTTCCTGGTAATACAACACGTCCAACGACAGATAAAGTAAAAGAATCTATTTTTAATATGATAGGTCCTTATTTTGATGGTGGTATCGCCCTTGATTTATTTGGTGGTAGCGGTGGTCTTGGAATTGAAGCTTTGAGCAGAGGGATCGATAAAGCAATTTTTGTTGATCGGGATAGTAAAGCGATAAAAGTAATTCATCAAAATTTAGAAAGTTGTAGAATACAGGAACAAGCTGAAGTATATCGAAATGATGCGGAACGTGCAGTAAAGGCGTTAATAAAACGTGAAATGTCATTCGATCTTATATTAATAGATCCTCCATATAAAGAGCAAAAAATTGTATCTTTAATTAGTGTAATGGATCAACATGGATTGCTGCATAGTGATGGATTAATTATGGCAGAGCATGGTAATGATGTGGTTTTACCTAATTCAATAGGTAGGCTTGTAAAAGTACGAGCTGAGAATTATGGGATTACTGCAATATCGATTTATAAGTATGAAGGTGAGGGGACAGAATGA
- a CDS encoding DUF7147 family protein — MIQRFIELGEGYSDLYELLEIAKTNQERIAHMLQFETIKNDKKVCSLVVILKPTTTGDFQPLYICREGIPVFENKKSKRVILFEETAEQLGKKVATFTVKPSTTFPEKELFFNHLIGILRMNNFIPPMK; from the coding sequence ATGATTCAACGCTTTATAGAACTTGGAGAAGGCTACTCTGATTTATATGAATTACTTGAAATTGCCAAAACAAATCAAGAACGTATAGCACATATGTTACAATTTGAAACGATAAAAAACGATAAAAAAGTGTGTTCGCTTGTTGTAATATTAAAACCAACTACTACTGGTGATTTCCAACCATTATACATATGTCGTGAAGGCATTCCTGTATTTGAAAATAAAAAAAGTAAACGTGTCATTTTATTTGAAGAAACGGCAGAACAACTTGGGAAAAAAGTGGCTACCTTTACTGTAAAACCATCTACAACTTTCCCAGAAAAAGAACTATTTTTTAATCATTTAATTGGTATTTTACGAATGAACAATTTCATTCCCCCGATGAAATAA
- a CDS encoding YlbG family protein, with translation MFGQRQSMIVYLHSLKHAKILRKYGNIHYISKRLKYAVVYCDMEQIEHMMHKLNKLPFVKKIEQSYRPYLKTEFENSRPDRAKEYDYS, from the coding sequence ATGTTCGGGCAACGACAAAGTATGATTGTTTATTTACATTCATTGAAACATGCCAAGATTTTAAGGAAATATGGTAACATACATTACATATCAAAACGATTAAAATATGCTGTAGTATATTGTGATATGGAACAAATTGAGCATATGATGCATAAGTTGAACAAACTTCCTTTTGTGAAAAAGATAGAACAGTCGTATCGCCCGTATTTAAAAACGGAATTTGAAAATTCCCGTCCTGATCGAGCAAAAGAATACGATTATAGCTAA
- a CDS encoding YlbF family regulator, producing the protein MIVATLESVLILDKAEQLAKAIICSDIAEDYRKYYRELHEDMELQTLIQQFTAMKERYEEVQRFGKYHPDYTTVSMKMRELKRSVDLHDKVAAFKRAETALQKLLDEVSVAIGSEVSASIKVPTGNPFFDAGGCGGGCGTGGGCGCKKTG; encoded by the coding sequence ATGATTGTAGCGACGCTAGAAAGCGTATTAATATTAGATAAGGCAGAGCAGCTTGCAAAAGCGATTATCTGTTCAGATATAGCAGAAGATTATCGTAAGTATTATAGAGAATTACATGAAGATATGGAACTTCAGACGCTAATTCAGCAATTTACAGCGATGAAAGAACGGTATGAGGAAGTACAGCGTTTTGGAAAATACCATCCTGACTATACTACCGTTTCGATGAAAATGAGAGAATTAAAGCGTTCTGTGGACTTACATGATAAGGTTGCAGCTTTTAAAAGAGCAGAAACTGCTTTGCAGAAGTTATTAGACGAAGTTAGTGTAGCAATCGGTTCGGAAGTGTCTGCTTCCATTAAAGTGCCAACAGGAAATCCATTCTTTGATGCTGGTGGCTGTGGTGGAGGCTGTGGTACTGGCGGAGGTTGTGGTTGTAAAAAAACGGGGTGA